A stretch of the Roseomonas gilardii genome encodes the following:
- the tnpA gene encoding IS66-like element accessory protein TnpA → MEIINGVERRRRWRTEDKLRILAEIDAGARLAVVARRHDVSRGLIWQWRDAQRRGRLVVETPSFVPVHVVSALPGAEAMERVGGASCPGDALEGERSVEIVLPDGTRLRVAENIGAAALRRLLLVLRG, encoded by the coding sequence ATGGAGATCATCAATGGGGTGGAGCGGCGTCGGCGCTGGCGGACGGAGGACAAGCTCCGGATCCTGGCCGAGATTGATGCCGGTGCCCGGCTTGCTGTTGTCGCGCGACGGCATGACGTCAGCCGTGGCCTGATCTGGCAGTGGCGTGACGCCCAGCGGCGGGGACGGCTGGTGGTCGAGACGCCGAGTTTTGTGCCTGTCCACGTCGTATCAGCCCTTCCTGGAGCCGAGGCCATGGAACGGGTTGGAGGAGCATCCTGCCCGGGCGATGCCCTGGAGGGTGAGCGCTCCGTCGAGATCGTGTTGCCGGACGGCACGCGCCTGCGCGTGGCTGAGAACATCGGGGCGGCTGCCCTGCGCCGTCTGCTGTTGGTGCTCCGCGGGTGA
- the tnpB gene encoding IS66 family insertion sequence element accessory protein TnpB (TnpB, as the term is used for proteins encoded by IS66 family insertion elements, is considered an accessory protein, since TnpC, encoded by a neighboring gene, is a DDE family transposase.), whose amino-acid sequence MIPVPSGVRVWLAVGHTDMRRGMNGLALQVQEALGRDPHAGDLYVFRGKRGDLLKILWHDGLGMSLYAKRLERGRFLWPTTAGDVAPISAAQLAYMLDGIDWRNPQLTYRPQAAG is encoded by the coding sequence GTGATCCCGGTTCCCTCTGGTGTCCGCGTCTGGCTCGCAGTCGGGCATACGGATATGCGCCGCGGCATGAATGGTCTGGCCCTGCAGGTGCAGGAGGCGCTCGGACGTGATCCGCACGCGGGCGATCTGTATGTCTTTCGGGGCAAGCGCGGCGACCTGCTCAAGATCCTGTGGCACGACGGGCTCGGCATGTCCCTCTACGCCAAGAGGCTGGAACGAGGACGCTTCCTCTGGCCCACGACCGCAGGCGATGTCGCGCCGATCTCCGCTGCGCAATTGGCTTACATGCTTGACGGCATCGATTGGCGGAACCCGCAACTGACTTACAGACCTCAGGCCGCGGGCTGA
- a CDS encoding metal ABC transporter permease, whose product MTLYQAVAQPFVEFGFMRRALVACMALALGSGPVGVLLMLRRMSLVGDAMSHAVLPGAAIGYLLAGLSLPAMSLGGVVTRTTALREDASFASFYLISLAAGVLIVSLRGSNIDLLHVLFGTILAIDAPALYLVGTISSFTLLVLAVVYRPLVVECFDPGFLRAVDGHGSLYHLLFLALLVINLVAGFQALGTLMAVGLMMLPAAAAQLWARSLPGLAATAACMAMASGFIGLIVSFHLGLASGPSIVLTAGLFYALSLLFGPRGWLRRLIPRPHLAG is encoded by the coding sequence ATGACCCTTTACCAGGCCGTGGCTCAGCCCTTCGTGGAGTTCGGCTTCATGCGGCGCGCGCTGGTCGCCTGCATGGCCCTGGCGCTCGGCTCCGGGCCGGTCGGCGTGCTGCTCATGTTGCGCCGCATGAGCCTGGTCGGAGACGCAATGAGCCACGCCGTGCTCCCGGGTGCGGCCATCGGTTATCTGCTGGCCGGACTGTCGCTGCCGGCGATGAGCCTTGGCGGTGTGGTGACCCGCACCACGGCCCTGCGCGAGGATGCCAGCTTTGCCAGCTTCTATCTGATCTCCCTCGCCGCGGGTGTGCTGATCGTTTCCCTGCGCGGCTCCAACATCGACCTCCTGCATGTGCTGTTCGGCACCATCCTCGCCATCGACGCACCGGCTTTGTACCTGGTGGGCACGATCTCATCCTTCACGCTGCTGGTGCTCGCCGTCGTCTATCGGCCACTTGTGGTGGAATGCTTCGATCCGGGCTTCCTGCGCGCGGTGGATGGGCACGGCTCGCTGTACCACCTGCTGTTCTTGGCGCTGCTGGTCATCAACCTTGTCGCAGGCTTTCAGGCGCTCGGGACCTTGATGGCGGTCGGGCTGATGATGCTGCCAGCAGCGGCCGCGCAGCTCTGGGCCCGCAGCCTACCTGGGCTGGCGGCCACCGCGGCGTGCATGGCCATGGCGTCCGGGTTCATCGGACTGATCGTCTCCTTTCATCTTGGCCTCGCTTCCGGCCCGTCGATCGTGCTGACGGCCGGACTGTTTTACGCCCTGTCGTTGCTGTTCGGCCCGCGCGGATGGCTGCGCCGTTTGATCCCGCGCCCGCACCTCGCGGGCTGA
- a CDS encoding amino acid ABC transporter substrate-binding protein, which translates to MSAVIALVATALCSGAPQARAGATLEAVKARGTLNCGIHTGIAGFARPDSRGVWQGFDVDFCRGLAAALFNDPNKVRFTPLSTPLRFTALSSGEVDVLFRTSTATMLRDTSLGIRAVTPNFYDGHGFMVRADAKIGKATDMGGATVCLLQGTTNELITADFFRTNNLPMTPVLFERADQAAEAFQTGRCDAYGTDASLLAAARSSMRNPSDWTILPERFSKEPYGPYVRRGDDEWYDIVRWYVNAVIQAEESGVTQANVEEVRRTTTNPDTRRLLGVTPELGQAIKLDPLWVVNVVKAVGNYGEIYGRHMGPASPVGLPRGVNEQWTRGGLLYALPMR; encoded by the coding sequence ATGTCCGCGGTGATCGCCCTGGTGGCCACCGCCCTTTGCAGCGGTGCCCCGCAAGCCCGGGCTGGCGCGACGCTGGAAGCGGTGAAGGCGCGCGGCACCCTGAACTGCGGCATCCACACTGGCATCGCTGGCTTCGCGCGCCCCGATTCCCGCGGTGTCTGGCAGGGCTTCGACGTCGATTTCTGCCGCGGTCTCGCCGCCGCCCTCTTCAACGACCCGAATAAGGTCCGCTTCACGCCCCTGTCCACGCCGCTGCGGTTCACCGCCCTTTCCTCGGGTGAGGTGGATGTGCTGTTCCGCACGAGCACCGCCACCATGCTGCGCGACACGAGCCTCGGCATCCGCGCGGTCACGCCGAACTTCTATGACGGCCACGGCTTCATGGTGCGTGCCGACGCCAAGATCGGGAAAGCCACCGACATGGGCGGCGCCACCGTCTGCCTGCTCCAGGGCACCACCAACGAACTCATCACGGCGGACTTCTTCCGCACCAACAACCTGCCCATGACGCCCGTGCTGTTCGAGCGGGCCGACCAGGCGGCCGAGGCGTTCCAAACAGGACGGTGTGACGCCTACGGGACCGACGCCTCCCTGCTGGCGGCCGCGCGATCCTCGATGCGGAACCCGTCGGACTGGACCATCCTGCCCGAGCGCTTTTCCAAGGAACCCTACGGCCCCTATGTCCGTCGGGGCGACGACGAGTGGTACGACATCGTCCGCTGGTACGTGAACGCGGTGATCCAGGCGGAGGAGAGCGGCGTCACCCAGGCCAACGTCGAGGAGGTGCGCCGCACCACCACCAATCCCGACACGCGCCGCCTCCTGGGCGTCACGCCCGAGCTCGGCCAGGCCATCAAGCTGGACCCCCTCTGGGTGGTGAACGTCGTGAAGGCGGTCGGCAACTACGGCGAGATCTACGGCCGTCACATGGGTCCGGCCAGCCCCGTGGGCCTGCCACGTGGCGTCAACGAGCAGTGGACGCGCGGCGGCCTGCTCTACGCCCTGCCGATGCGCTGA
- the cydB gene encoding cytochrome d ubiquinol oxidase subunit II, producing MGIDLPLIWAIIIGFGLMMYVVMDGFDLGIGILFPFVADRGDRDTMVNTVAPVWDGNETWLVLGGAALLAAFPLAYATILSALYLPLVLMLAGLIWRGVAFEFRFKADEAHRPFWDKAFAWGSYIATFSQGAALGAFINGFPLESGAYVGGLFGWLTPFSLFTGLALPVAYALLGASWLVMKTEGELQARMRALGRPVMIALLVAILVVSLWTPLAHAEVAARWFALPNLLFFAPVPVLVLVAAIGLWKALGRDSHAAPFLLSLLLLFLGYTGLAISLWPNIIPPGISIWDAAAPPQSMGFALIGALFIIPFILAYTAWSYYVFRGKVKAGEGYH from the coding sequence ATGGGCATCGACCTTCCCCTCATTTGGGCGATCATCATCGGCTTCGGGCTGATGATGTATGTCGTCATGGACGGCTTCGACCTGGGGATCGGGATCCTGTTCCCCTTCGTGGCGGATCGGGGCGACCGGGACACGATGGTCAACACCGTGGCACCGGTCTGGGACGGAAACGAGACTTGGCTGGTGCTGGGCGGGGCGGCGCTGCTCGCCGCCTTTCCGCTGGCCTATGCGACCATCCTGAGTGCTCTCTACCTCCCGCTCGTGCTGATGCTTGCCGGCCTGATCTGGCGCGGCGTCGCCTTCGAGTTCCGCTTCAAGGCCGACGAGGCGCACCGGCCCTTCTGGGACAAGGCTTTCGCCTGGGGGTCCTACATCGCCACCTTCTCGCAAGGGGCTGCGCTGGGCGCCTTCATCAACGGGTTTCCGCTTGAGAGCGGGGCCTATGTGGGGGGCCTGTTCGGCTGGCTCACGCCCTTCAGCCTGTTCACCGGCCTTGCCCTCCCGGTCGCCTACGCGCTCCTGGGTGCCAGCTGGCTGGTGATGAAGACCGAAGGCGAACTCCAGGCCCGCATGCGGGCCCTGGGGCGGCCGGTGATGATCGCCCTGCTCGTGGCCATCCTGGTCGTCAGCCTTTGGACCCCCCTGGCGCATGCCGAGGTCGCGGCCCGCTGGTTCGCGCTGCCGAACCTGCTGTTCTTCGCGCCGGTGCCCGTGCTGGTGCTGGTGGCGGCGATCGGCCTGTGGAAGGCGCTCGGCCGCGACAGTCACGCCGCGCCCTTCCTCCTGTCTCTGCTGCTGCTGTTCCTGGGCTACACCGGTCTCGCCATCAGCCTGTGGCCCAATATCATTCCGCCCGGGATCTCGATCTGGGACGCCGCGGCGCCGCCGCAGAGCATGGGCTTCGCGCTGATCGGCGCCCTGTTTATCATCCCGTTCATTCTCGCCTACACCGCGTGGTCGTACTACGTCTTCCGCGGCAAGGTGAAAGCCGGCGAGGGATACCATTGA
- a CDS encoding NAD(P)/FAD-dependent oxidoreductase, with translation MGGGIAGLLTAWALSRRGVRVTVFEQGPLPNPHCSSFDEHRIIRHAYGAMPAYARLMPGAFSLWDRLWGDIFPAGQQRGYLETGLTYVLRGDNGWYDITAQSLDELGVAYGDVPLDAVPGRYPMLNCDGVTRVVETGGAGVLFPSIIMTALVAALPGMGVQFVPSCKISAVNADAGEVVANGERHRADAVVVAAGAWVDRLVPALKGIAVPSRQAVVYLAPPSDLASAWATAPAIITRDFSGDIGSTYTLPPRQGMRLKVGDHLFSRRGDPDDDRVARSEDLEVLSAALPLVYRDFERYTVLERRACFYTVTEDERFIVRPTGDRTWVVSACSGHGFKLAPAMAEAVAQALTGERDAAGISAWAAPA, from the coding sequence GTGGGTGGCGGCATCGCCGGACTGCTGACGGCCTGGGCGCTCAGCCGTCGCGGTGTGCGGGTGACGGTGTTCGAACAAGGGCCACTGCCTAACCCGCATTGCTCCTCCTTCGACGAGCACCGGATCATCCGCCACGCCTACGGCGCGATGCCCGCATATGCGCGCCTGATGCCCGGGGCGTTCTCGCTCTGGGACCGTCTCTGGGGCGACATCTTCCCGGCGGGGCAGCAGCGTGGCTACCTCGAGACCGGTCTCACCTACGTGCTGCGTGGCGACAATGGTTGGTACGACATCACCGCCCAGTCGCTCGACGAGCTAGGGGTCGCGTACGGGGACGTGCCCCTGGACGCCGTGCCAGGACGTTACCCCATGCTCAACTGCGACGGTGTTACCCGCGTGGTCGAGACGGGCGGCGCGGGCGTGCTGTTCCCGTCCATCATCATGACCGCTCTTGTGGCCGCGCTGCCCGGTATGGGCGTCCAGTTCGTGCCGTCGTGCAAGATCAGCGCCGTCAACGCTGATGCAGGGGAAGTGGTGGCCAATGGCGAGCGGCACCGGGCCGACGCCGTTGTGGTCGCCGCCGGTGCCTGGGTGGACCGCTTGGTCCCCGCGCTCAAGGGGATTGCCGTGCCATCGCGCCAGGCTGTGGTCTACCTGGCACCACCCTCCGACCTGGCCTCAGCCTGGGCCACGGCGCCTGCCATCATCACGCGCGACTTCTCCGGCGATATCGGGAGCACTTACACCTTGCCGCCGCGCCAGGGCATGCGGCTCAAGGTTGGCGACCACCTGTTCTCGCGCCGGGGCGATCCGGATGACGATCGCGTCGCACGGTCGGAGGATCTGGAGGTGCTGTCGGCCGCCCTGCCGCTCGTCTACCGCGACTTCGAGCGCTACACCGTGCTCGAGCGCCGTGCCTGCTTCTACACGGTGACGGAGGACGAGCGCTTCATCGTCCGTCCCACCGGTGATCGCACCTGGGTCGTCAGCGCTTGTTCTGGCCATGGCTTCAAGCTGGCACCCGCGATGGCGGAAGCGGTCGCGCAGGCGCTGACGGGGGAACGTGACGCCGCAGGCATTTCTGCCTGGGCCGCCCCCGCCTGA
- a CDS encoding metal ABC transporter substrate-binding protein: protein MKRRYLMVGAALAVMAFAQPALAKTLEAVASFTVLADMVHQVGGERVHVVSLVGPNGDPHVYEPSPDDARHLKAADIVFVSGLGLEGWMDRLISASGYAGKPVVASDGIRTLRMEEDGRKVTDPHAWNSAANGVIYVHNIVRALSAADPAGAAAYQENGDRYARQLEQLDDYARRTMEAIPLARRKVLTTHDAFGYFADRYKVTFLSPLGISTESEPSAQQMAKLIEQIRSEHVRAYFFENSNDSRLVQQIARATGAKPGGELYVEALSPPDGPAPTYAAMFRYNVDQLAAAMRDGKM from the coding sequence ATGAAAAGACGATATCTGATGGTTGGTGCGGCGCTGGCCGTGATGGCGTTCGCACAGCCCGCCCTGGCTAAGACACTGGAAGCCGTGGCGAGCTTCACCGTGCTCGCAGACATGGTGCACCAGGTCGGCGGCGAACGCGTGCATGTGGTCAGTCTGGTCGGGCCGAATGGAGACCCCCATGTCTACGAACCCTCGCCCGATGATGCACGCCACCTGAAAGCGGCTGATATCGTGTTCGTCAGCGGCCTCGGACTTGAAGGCTGGATGGATCGGCTGATCTCCGCCTCCGGCTACGCCGGCAAACCTGTCGTGGCTTCGGACGGGATCCGGACGCTGCGCATGGAGGAGGACGGCAGGAAGGTCACCGACCCCCATGCCTGGAACAGCGCAGCCAACGGCGTGATCTACGTGCACAACATCGTTCGCGCGCTCTCAGCCGCGGATCCCGCCGGGGCCGCAGCCTATCAGGAAAACGGCGACCGCTATGCGCGACAGCTTGAGCAACTCGACGATTACGCGCGGCGGACAATGGAAGCCATTCCGCTCGCCCGGCGCAAGGTGCTGACCACGCATGACGCCTTCGGCTACTTCGCTGACCGCTATAAGGTCACTTTCCTGTCCCCGCTCGGCATCTCGACCGAGAGCGAACCGTCTGCGCAGCAGATGGCAAAGCTGATCGAGCAGATCAGGAGCGAGCATGTCCGCGCCTACTTCTTTGAGAACAGCAACGACTCGCGTCTTGTGCAGCAGATTGCCCGCGCCACTGGAGCGAAGCCAGGCGGCGAGCTCTACGTCGAGGCTCTGTCGCCTCCAGATGGGCCGGCACCGACCTACGCGGCCATGTTCCGCTATAACGTCGATCAGCTTGCGGCAGCCATGCGCGATGGGAAGATGTAG
- a CDS encoding DUF2474 domain-containing protein, with translation MSHSSPSLRLWSQRVGWLVLIWTLSVGGLAIAALLFRLLMRSAGMTT, from the coding sequence CTGAGCCACTCCTCTCCGTCCCTCCGGCTCTGGTCGCAGCGGGTCGGCTGGCTGGTCCTGATCTGGACGTTGAGCGTCGGAGGTCTCGCGATTGCCGCGTTGCTGTTCCGACTGCTCATGCGCAGCGCTGGAATGACGACGTGA
- a CDS encoding cytochrome ubiquinol oxidase subunit I, with the protein MFGLTALELARIQFGFTVSFHIIFPAITIGLASYLAVLEGLWLWKKDGLFRDLYHFWSKIFAVNFAMGVVSGLVMAYQFGTNWSYFSSFAGSITGPLLAYEVLTAFFLEAGFLGVMLFGWNKVGPGLHFFATLMVALGTLISATWILASNSWMQTPQGFEIIDGRVVPVDWLKVIFNPSFPYRLVHMTIAAYLSTALFVGASGAWHLLRGRNAPAVRTMFSMAMWMVLVVAPIQIAVGDAHGLNTLEHQPAKIAAMEGHWRNEPGQGVPLILFGWPDMAAETTRYAVEIPRLGSLVLTHSLDGQFRGLSEFAPEDRPNSTVVFWSFRVMVGLGMLMLLLGVWGLWLRRGGRLYGSRLFLRFAMLMGPSGLIAILAGWFTTEIGRQPWVVYGVMRTEHAVSNHSALALSATLAVFLVMYCAVFGTGISYMIKLVAKGPTVGDDHAQDKGQVLRPARPLSAAPDDIDPAIV; encoded by the coding sequence ATGTTCGGACTGACCGCGCTCGAGCTGGCCCGCATCCAGTTCGGCTTCACCGTCTCCTTCCACATCATCTTCCCGGCGATCACCATCGGGCTTGCCAGTTACCTCGCGGTGCTGGAGGGCCTCTGGCTCTGGAAGAAGGACGGCCTCTTTCGGGACCTCTATCATTTCTGGTCGAAGATCTTTGCCGTCAACTTCGCCATGGGTGTCGTCTCCGGGCTGGTCATGGCCTACCAGTTCGGCACCAACTGGAGCTACTTCTCCTCCTTCGCCGGCAGCATCACCGGCCCGCTGCTCGCCTATGAGGTGCTGACCGCCTTCTTCCTGGAGGCCGGCTTCCTCGGCGTCATGCTGTTCGGCTGGAACAAGGTCGGTCCAGGCCTCCACTTCTTCGCAACGCTGATGGTCGCCCTCGGCACGTTGATCTCCGCGACCTGGATCCTGGCCTCGAACAGCTGGATGCAGACGCCGCAGGGTTTTGAGATCATCGACGGCCGCGTCGTGCCGGTCGATTGGCTGAAGGTCATCTTCAACCCGTCCTTCCCCTACCGCCTCGTGCACATGACCATCGCCGCCTATCTCTCGACGGCGCTGTTCGTCGGTGCCTCGGGGGCCTGGCACCTGCTGCGCGGGCGGAACGCACCGGCCGTGCGCACCATGTTCTCGATGGCGATGTGGATGGTGCTCGTCGTGGCGCCCATCCAGATCGCCGTCGGCGACGCTCATGGCCTGAACACCCTGGAGCATCAGCCGGCGAAGATCGCCGCCATGGAGGGGCACTGGCGGAACGAGCCAGGACAGGGTGTGCCGCTGATCCTGTTTGGCTGGCCCGACATGGCGGCGGAGACGACACGCTACGCGGTGGAGATCCCCCGCCTCGGCAGCCTGGTCCTCACCCACAGCCTCGACGGCCAGTTCCGGGGCCTCAGCGAGTTCGCGCCGGAGGACCGTCCCAACTCCACCGTCGTCTTCTGGTCGTTCCGGGTGATGGTGGGCCTCGGCATGTTGATGCTGCTGCTGGGCGTCTGGGGCCTGTGGCTGCGCCGTGGCGGCAGGCTGTATGGCTCCAGGCTCTTCCTGCGTTTCGCGATGCTGATGGGACCGAGCGGCCTGATCGCCATCCTGGCCGGGTGGTTCACCACCGAGATCGGACGCCAGCCCTGGGTGGTCTATGGCGTCATGCGGACCGAGCATGCGGTGTCGAACCATTCGGCCCTCGCGCTCTCGGCGACCCTGGCCGTGTTCCTCGTCATGTACTGCGCGGTCTTCGGCACCGGCATCAGCTACATGATCAAGCTGGTCGCCAAGGGTCCGACGGTCGGCGACGACCACGCGCAGGACAAGGGCCAGGTGCTGCGCCCGGCGCGGCCGCTCTCGGCCGCACCCGACGACATCGATCCGGCCATCGTCTGA
- a CDS encoding replication protein RepA, translating to MILFMTLSAPPALALTPAGAGSDLRWIWYHPAFCRTALPFSSSVGSWRHDVDDTALAIEMAMPDQTLPSGWCLRRLLMHLCDKAVRTGNAVLELGPDIAALALEMGLPAMEPVLQELGSQLERLAAAKVSLTCGEDHALAVFDARGQWRRPEAVWRPRLRLSGRFLASLMQHAVPLERRIVAALMTEALALDAHGWIRQVLHHQPAGQAITVPWPELLDRFGGPHQDPKTFREAFEDALRMVFAADHAIALAADEDGITVGFTPDADAGQQGQRPPREEAAGSAPGLAPVALPPSSQKSSVHPASRPGSPPVAPLPAHGGSQPIGLRSHLTGLSGVIWLRRGQGDEPPVVAVTPGTRFEPDRMTLLTLEPLVLQITGGLQQAEYTRVSAWIMANRDLIDLVWDGEITTLDQATARVRKAPASDWR from the coding sequence ATGATTCTTTTCATGACGTTGTCTGCGCCACCTGCCCTTGCTTTGACCCCAGCAGGGGCAGGCTCTGATCTGCGCTGGATCTGGTACCACCCTGCTTTCTGCCGGACGGCGCTGCCGTTTTCGTCATCGGTCGGATCCTGGCGTCATGACGTGGATGACACGGCTCTGGCCATCGAGATGGCAATGCCGGATCAGACGCTGCCGTCCGGATGGTGCCTGCGCCGCCTGCTGATGCACCTGTGTGACAAGGCGGTGCGCACGGGCAACGCAGTGCTGGAACTCGGGCCAGACATCGCGGCCCTGGCCCTGGAGATGGGCTTGCCGGCCATGGAGCCCGTCCTGCAGGAACTCGGAAGCCAATTGGAACGCCTGGCCGCCGCGAAAGTCAGCCTGACCTGCGGCGAGGACCATGCCCTGGCGGTGTTCGATGCCCGGGGTCAGTGGCGCCGGCCCGAGGCCGTATGGCGGCCGCGTCTTCGCCTCAGCGGCCGCTTCCTGGCCAGCCTGATGCAACACGCCGTGCCGCTGGAGCGGCGGATCGTCGCGGCCCTCATGACAGAAGCCCTGGCGCTCGATGCGCACGGCTGGATCCGGCAGGTGCTGCACCACCAGCCAGCCGGACAGGCCATCACGGTGCCCTGGCCTGAGTTGCTTGACCGCTTCGGCGGCCCACACCAGGACCCCAAGACGTTCCGAGAGGCCTTTGAGGACGCACTACGCATGGTTTTCGCGGCGGACCACGCGATCGCCCTGGCTGCTGATGAGGACGGCATCACGGTCGGCTTCACGCCGGACGCCGACGCCGGCCAGCAGGGACAGCGGCCGCCGCGGGAAGAGGCTGCTGGGTCAGCGCCAGGCCTTGCGCCGGTGGCGTTGCCGCCGTCTTCGCAGAAAAGCTCCGTTCATCCAGCGTCGCGACCGGGCAGCCCACCCGTGGCGCCGTTACCCGCTCATGGCGGGTCACAGCCCATCGGTCTCCGGTCGCACCTGACCGGCCTTTCGGGCGTGATCTGGCTCCGGCGCGGGCAGGGCGATGAACCCCCGGTGGTCGCCGTCACGCCCGGCACGCGGTTCGAGCCCGACCGCATGACCTTGCTGACGCTGGAGCCTCTGGTCCTGCAGATCACCGGCGGGCTGCAGCAGGCGGAA
- the tnpC gene encoding IS66 family transposase — protein sequence MTPAAADPDDVETLRAALAAEREARLAAEARATGAEAMITHLKLVIAKLRHDKFGASSERGRKLLDQLELELGELVATAAEDATRAENPAGTWPGAPPRKPSRGPLPAHLPRERVLLPSPAACPCCGGKLSKLGEDVTETLEVIPRSWKVVQTVREKFSCRQCEVITQPPAPFHPIARGRAGPNLLAMVLEAKFGQHLPLNRQSESYAREGVELSVSTLADWVGTAAAVLSPLHALIEAHVLAAERLHGDDTTVPLLARGKTVTARLWTYVRDDQPFAGPAPPAAVFYFSRDRTAEHPKRHLASYTGILQADAYAGFGDLYLPGRKPGPIMEAACWAHFRRKVFELAEVARAPLAAEAVRRIDRVFEAERAVNRCPAAERLSHRQSVVAPLVADLHAWMLETRGRLSRHNDLAKALDYALKRWAAFTQFLSDGRICLTNNAAERALRGVALGRKAWLFAGSDRGGERAAMIYALITTAKLNGIDPRAWLANVLARIADHPASRLDELLPWKWQRSRAPATAAA from the coding sequence ATGACGCCCGCCGCGGCTGACCCTGACGACGTCGAGACCCTGCGCGCGGCCCTGGCGGCTGAGCGGGAGGCGCGCCTCGCGGCCGAGGCCCGTGCCACCGGCGCCGAGGCGATGATCACGCACCTCAAGCTGGTGATCGCCAAGCTGCGACACGACAAGTTCGGTGCCTCCTCCGAGCGCGGCCGTAAGCTGCTGGATCAGCTGGAGCTGGAACTCGGCGAGTTGGTCGCCACAGCAGCCGAGGATGCGACGCGAGCGGAGAACCCGGCTGGAACCTGGCCCGGAGCACCGCCGCGCAAGCCGTCGCGCGGTCCTCTGCCTGCCCACCTGCCGCGCGAACGGGTGCTGCTCCCGTCACCCGCCGCCTGCCCCTGCTGCGGCGGCAAACTGTCCAAGCTCGGTGAGGACGTGACCGAGACCCTGGAGGTGATCCCGCGCTCGTGGAAGGTCGTCCAGACCGTGCGGGAGAAGTTCTCCTGCCGTCAGTGCGAGGTGATCACCCAGCCGCCCGCGCCGTTCCATCCGATCGCCCGCGGACGTGCCGGGCCGAACCTGCTCGCCATGGTCCTGGAGGCCAAGTTCGGCCAGCACCTGCCGCTGAACCGGCAGAGCGAGAGCTATGCCCGTGAGGGCGTGGAGCTGAGCGTCTCCACCCTGGCGGACTGGGTCGGCACCGCGGCGGCAGTGCTCTCACCCCTCCATGCCCTCATCGAGGCGCATGTTCTGGCCGCCGAGCGCCTGCACGGGGACGACACCACCGTACCGCTGCTCGCGCGCGGCAAGACGGTCACCGCCCGCCTCTGGACCTATGTGCGGGACGACCAGCCCTTTGCTGGCCCCGCGCCACCGGCGGCCGTGTTCTACTTCTCGCGCGACCGCACCGCCGAGCACCCCAAGCGGCACCTGGCCTCCTATACGGGGATCCTGCAGGCAGATGCCTATGCTGGGTTTGGTGATCTCTACCTGCCCGGCCGCAAGCCCGGACCGATCATGGAGGCGGCGTGCTGGGCGCATTTCCGGCGCAAGGTGTTCGAACTGGCGGAGGTCGCCCGCGCGCCGCTGGCTGCCGAGGCCGTGCGCCGCATCGACCGGGTGTTCGAGGCCGAGCGGGCCGTGAACCGGTGTCCGGCGGCCGAACGCCTGTCGCACCGGCAGAGCGTCGTCGCCCCACTCGTCGCTGATCTCCATGCCTGGATGCTGGAGACCAGGGGCAGGCTGTCGCGTCACAACGATCTGGCCAAGGCGCTGGACTATGCGCTCAAGCGTTGGGCCGCATTCACTCAGTTCCTCAGCGATGGCCGGATCTGCCTCACCAATAACGCCGCCGAGCGCGCCCTCCGCGGCGTGGCCCTTGGCAGAAAGGCATGGCTGTTCGCGGGCAGTGACCGTGGCGGCGAGCGGGCTGCAATGATCTACGCCCTGATCACCACCGCGAAGCTGAACGGCATCGACCCGCGTGCCTGGCTCGCCAATGTGCTCGCCCGTATCGCCGATCACCCCGCCTCCAGGCTCGACGAGCTCCTGCCCTGGAAGTGGCAGCGTTCCCGAGCGCCCGCGACTGCCGCCGCCTGA